The genome window GTCCTTCAGCTTCGGTGAGTTCGGCTCCGTAAGCGCAAGCGCGAGCGGCTGGGAAGCGCCGGGCGCCATCTGGTCGATCCTCGCGGTCATCATCGCGGTCGCGATGGCAGGCGTCGTACTGGCGGCGAAGTTCGGAAACGTCCAACTGCCCGACCTGGGCAGCTTCACCTGGGGCCAGGCCCTCCTCGCCGGCGGAGGCGCCGTCGTCGTCCTGATAGTCCTCAAGCTCATCAACGAATCCAGCAGCCTCTCTTACGGCTTCTACCTGGGCGTGATCGCTGCCGCGCTCCTGGCTGCCGGCGGCTACTTGCGCTACCAGGAGACCGGAGGGATGGCCAAGACCTGAACCTGTGCAGCGCCTTCGCGGGCGCTGTTTCGCTCCTAACCGTCAGCGAGGGGGCCCCGGCCTGGGAGCAGGGGCTCTTTTGCCTTCCCCGAGCCGTAGTCACCCCAGGCGCGACTGCCAGCGCTCGATCACGTCCGTGTTCACTACCGTGGGCGGCACGTGGCCGCTGATGCCGGCGATCAGGTTGTCGACCGCGAGGTCGATCATCGCCTGGCGGGTCTCGACCGTGGCTGTGCCTATGTGGGAAAGGATGAAGGCGTTGTCGAGCCGGAGGATTGGCTCCTCCGGGTCTGGCGGCTCCTTTTCGAGCACGTCCAGGGCCGCGCCGGCGATCCGGCGTCCCTCCAGGGCGCGCGTAAGGGCCGCCTGGTCGACCACCGGCCCGCGCGAGGTGTTGATCAGGTAGGCCGTGGGCTTCATGAGGGCCAGCTCGCGCTCGCCGATGAAGCCTCGCGTCGACGGGTTGAGGTCCACGTGCAGAGTGACGATGTCGGCTTCCCGCAGCAGGTCTGCCTTCTCGCGGTACTCGGCGAAGGGCGCTTCCGGCGGCGGCTCCCGGAAGAGGTCGTGGAACAGCACCCGCATGCGGAAGGCCTGGGCCCTTCGCGCGACGGCCCGCCCGATGCGCCCCAGGCCGATGATGCCCAGCGTCTTGCCATGCACGTCTACGCCGAAGGCCGGGGGCGCGGCCCGGCCCCAGCCCGTCTTCGCGTAGGCGGAGAAGGCGCCGAGGTTGCGGCAGACGTAGACGATCAGGCCCAGCGTCAGGTCCGCGACCGCCTCCGTGAGCACGTTTGGCGTGTTGGTGACCACGATGCCCGCCTTCGTGGCCGCCGCCAGGTCGACGTTGTCATACCCGACGCCGACCTGGGCGATAACGCGCAGCGGCGGCGGCACGGAGGCGAAGAACTGCGCGTCCAGGGGCGCGCTGTTGCCGCAGAGGAGGCCGACAGCGCCGCTGAGCGACTCCAACAGCTCTGCGCGCGTCAGAGGGCCGGCCGCCTGGCGCAGGCGCGGGGCGCAGACGGTCCCCAGGCGCGCCAGGGTCTCTTCGGGCAGGCGGGCGGTCACGAAGACATCGGCTGTCATGAGGGCTGCACTCCTTCGGCCCGCAGGCCGCCGGGACCCGCGGTCTTCTCGCCCAGGAAGTCGGTTAGCAGGCGGTTGACGGCTTCGGCCTGCTCTTCCGGCACCAGGTGGCCGGTCCGCGGCAGCACCACCAGCCGGCTGCCGGAGATGCCACGCGCCAGCGTCTCCCCGTGCCGCAAGGACACGATGCGGTCCGTGTCCCCCCAGATTATGAGCGTCGGCGCCCGAATTCGCCCCAGGTCGATGCGCGCGTCGCGGCGCCGGTCTCGCATCAGGCGCTGGTAGGCGCGCGTGTGACCGCGGATGTGGCCCGGCGCCTCATAGGCAGCGATCACTTCGGGAGTCAGGTAGGCGGGGTCGTAGACGGCCCTGCTCAGCCAGCGTCGCCGCACCGGGTGATTGTGGAGGACCGCGGCGACGAATGCCGGGACGAACGGCGCCAGCCAGGGACTGGCGCCAGCGGCCCGGAGCATGAAGTCGTCCGTGGTCGAAGCGATGAGGACGAGGCGTGCGACCCGCTCCGGGTACGCGACCGCGAAGCGCTGGGCGATTGACCCTCCCATCGAGTGCCCGACGAGGGCCACGCGCTCCAGGCTCAGGAGGTCTAGCAGGCTCGCCAGGTAGCCGGCTTGCGCCGTGAGGGACAAGTCGGCGACATCCCGGCTGGTGAACCCATGCCCGGGGAGGTCCACGGCGATGACGCGCCGGCCGCGCGCGATCTCCGGGAGGTTGAGACGGAAGCTGTAGGTTGAGGCGCCAAGTCCGTGAAGAAGCACGACGGCGGGCCCTTCGCCCTGGTCCAGGTAGTGGATGCGGCCGACTCCCGGGACGTGCGCGAGATGGCCGGGCGGTTTCGTCGCCTCCAGGTCCACGTACTCATAGCGCCGCGCCTCGAGGTCGCCGCCGAGCTTGGCCGCGGCCAGGCCCGCACCGATGAGCGTAAGGAGGCTCCCGGACCGCACGCAGCGAGTATGCCAGAGGTAGCAGTTCAGCCGGTCAGCGGTCAGCACTTCAGCCGGTCAGCATTGCAGGAGGGCGCCGCTCGAAGTGCCTTGCTCGCTGACGCCCCGAAGCCCACTGACCGAAGTGCTGAAATCCTGAAATCCTGAAGTGCTGCAGTTCAGCCGGTCAGCGGTCAGCACTTCAGCCGGTCAGCATTGCAGGAGGGCGCCGCTCGAAGTGCCTTGCTCGCTGACGCCCCGAAGCCCACTGTCTGAAGTGCTGGAACCCTGAAATCCTGAAGTGCTGAAATGCTGAAGTCCTCCCCCTGTACTCTTTTCCAGCGGAAGCGTATTGTTGAGATCACGGATGCATAGGCGGCCCTGAAGGGAGCTATCGAAGACTTCGATAAGCAGGGCGAAGTGGGATGGCGGTGACTCGGAGGGCGCTTCATGACCCTGGACGCTGACGACGGAATCCTGCGGCGGCGCTGGAACGTAGATATCGGTAGAGGCACCGAGAGCTGGGAAGCGGACGCGGGTGACCGGCCCCTCGACTACGCCGACGCCGGAGATGAGCGTCTCGTTATCCTTCTCGCCGGCCGCGACGTTCGGGCCCTGGAGACCCTGTACGACCGCTACGGCGATTACGTCTACTCGGTCTCTCTACGAGTCGTCGGAGACCCGCAGCTGGCGGAGGACATAGCGCAGGAGGTGTTCCTGCGGCTGTGGCGACGGCCGGACCTGTTCGATGCCGCGCGCGGGCGCTTCGTCACCTGGCTGCTCAGCGTCGCCCGTAACCGGGCGATCGACGAGCGGCGGAGCCGCGACCGGCGCTTCCGGCACGAGAACCCGCAGGGCCTCGAGTCGGAAGAGTTGCCGGCCCGGGCCGAAGACCCGGTCGACACGGCGCTGCACGCGGACGACCGGGTGTTGATCCAGAGGGCCCTGGCCCTCCTGCCCAGGGAGCAGGCGGACGCGATAAGGCTGGCGTACTTCGGCGGCTACACACAGCAGGAGATTGCGGAGGGGCTCAAGCAGCCGCTCGGCACGGTGAAAACAAGGATCAGGCTGGGCCTTCAGAAACTCAGGGCGGTGCTGATCGAGCAAAGGGACGGTCGGTAACACTTTGGACTGCGAGCCGGTCCGCGAAGACATCGAAGCATACGTACTGGGAGCGCTCGATGCATTCTCGACGCGCCGGCTCGAAGCGCACGTCCGCACATGCTCCTCCTGCCGTGACCTGATCCGCGCTTACGGCCCCACCGTGGGCCTGATTGCCCTCTCCGC of Dehalococcoidia bacterium contains these proteins:
- a CDS encoding D-glycerate dehydrogenase, producing MTADVFVTARLPEETLARLGTVCAPRLRQAAGPLTRAELLESLSGAVGLLCGNSAPLDAQFFASVPPPLRVIAQVGVGYDNVDLAAATKAGIVVTNTPNVLTEAVADLTLGLIVYVCRNLGAFSAYAKTGWGRAAPPAFGVDVHGKTLGIIGLGRIGRAVARRAQAFRMRVLFHDLFREPPPEAPFAEYREKADLLREADIVTLHVDLNPSTRGFIGERELALMKPTAYLINTSRGPVVDQAALTRALEGRRIAGAALDVLEKEPPDPEEPILRLDNAFILSHIGTATVETRQAMIDLAVDNLIAGISGHVPPTVVNTDVIERWQSRLG
- a CDS encoding alpha/beta fold hydrolase; translated protein: MRSGSLLTLIGAGLAAAKLGGDLEARRYEYVDLEATKPPGHLAHVPGVGRIHYLDQGEGPAVVLLHGLGASTYSFRLNLPEIARGRRVIAVDLPGHGFTSRDVADLSLTAQAGYLASLLDLLSLERVALVGHSMGGSIAQRFAVAYPERVARLVLIASTTDDFMLRAAGASPWLAPFVPAFVAAVLHNHPVRRRWLSRAVYDPAYLTPEVIAAYEAPGHIRGHTRAYQRLMRDRRRDARIDLGRIRAPTLIIWGDTDRIVSLRHGETLARGISGSRLVVLPRTGHLVPEEQAEAVNRLLTDFLGEKTAGPGGLRAEGVQPS
- a CDS encoding sigma-70 family RNA polymerase sigma factor; translation: MTLDADDGILRRRWNVDIGRGTESWEADAGDRPLDYADAGDERLVILLAGRDVRALETLYDRYGDYVYSVSLRVVGDPQLAEDIAQEVFLRLWRRPDLFDAARGRFVTWLLSVARNRAIDERRSRDRRFRHENPQGLESEELPARAEDPVDTALHADDRVLIQRALALLPREQADAIRLAYFGGYTQQEIAEGLKQPLGTVKTRIRLGLQKLRAVLIEQRDGR